The genomic interval CTTAGCGGGAGACGGAATAAACAATGAAAAACTGTACCGGGTGATCAGTTAGAAAGCATAAATtgttcaaaatattcgaaaaaaatagaagtcgCATGACATATCACTTGGTGAATTGGAAATCAGGCGTCGACGTTGATCAGAGTTTGTTATCATTTATTGATcttcgaataatattttatctccGTGTTATGTAGTTTCAGGTAAAAGCAGTTTCGTCAAAGGATTTGAAATCGCAATCGTGATGCGGGGGACGATGACGGTGCGAAACGCCGGTAGCGAATTTGAATTGGAGAAACTGGTTTTTAGGTAATTATATCGAATTAATGATATACGGTGGTTGAAAGTTGGGAAAAAATTCCGTACAACTTTTCAACACATATTTCgttcaatcattcaattccAGCCCATCAATTTCAGTAAATTTGTGTTGGCTCGAGTCAACGTTATTCGTCATGTATTTTACTCGAGCGTCGAGACGGATTGAAATTTCTGGGTCTTCTTGAGCCAGCAAGAGTGATCAACGCGGACAACGAGGACCGCACCTCATACTCTCAATTTCTCTTGGTCGAATAATGTTGGCACCGGTAATTCCGAAAGCTAGAAACGTGTGCGCATTCTTTCATTTACCCTGTAAACAAATAATTTACCAGACGGTGCCGAAGATTTTCCACGATATCTGGAATTTTCAATCCAGCTGGTTGATTTGGTTCGATGATCATTCAACGGGATTTCTCTCAGATCGAGATTAATGATCTCGCGTTATTTTCACATCGAGCATTTTTTTAGGCAGATGAGCTGTTATATCATCGAGCGGAACAGTTTTCCCTGGGAGTACGTTTTTACTGACGCATGACGCGACGTACGAAAAACTATTAATTTgacctttgaaaattgacgttTTCTAAACATggtcgttttcattttcgtccTCGTGTCGTgtgatgacgaaaaaaaaaaaaaataaaataaaatcgctcTTCACAGATTGCACTTTCACCCTGGTAATGgcggaaggaaaagaaaacgaagaaaaattctatcaCATCGCTAATTGAAGATCGACAATCGACCTCAAGACGACAATCATCTCGTATTAGATAGCAGATCTTTTTCACTGTTGCCGCAGCCTTTTTCCCTCCTATGATTGAAttacgtaaatatattttatcgtttgtaagtatataatacaaaGGTTCACTGTCCAATGAAAGTATAATGAATGCTAATTAATTCTCTGTGGTACCAGACCGCGCACACTATTTCTCCGGGACATAAAAACAATGGACAGGACAATATGCCATCGATTGATGTGTACAGCGAAGCAATTAAATACGATCCAAAAATTCCCATGTGGAGCAGTATAATTATtgtctgtaaaaaaaaaaaaattgaaggtacaaaaagaaaaaacgaaaaaaaaaaaggaataacaggaaagaaaagaaaaatgaaacacgttGTAGTGACACGGGCGAATATACATCATTTAGAAAGTTAATgatatcaattttatacacCATCCATCGTCCGTCAACAAGGTACCTATATTTTTACTCGTCAAAACCGAAAACACGTTGAATAATTGTCAAATTGTCAAATCCCAATTTCTTCTGGAATCTGCATTCTTCCTTCGATTAACAATGTCATTATCGTGCACGCATGCGGTCGGTGATCGGTATCGTATGTGCGATCCGCACGCGTCCGCGAGCGGTCAAACTGGATCACGAGGGCCGTGCCTGTCGatccaattctttttttcttatttctttattcgccATCGGTACGACGCTCGGTACAAGAAATACAGGAGGAAGGTGTTTCCTTCGCGCGTAGAAGATGCTGGGTGACCAAATACCGGCGCTTGGCATGTTGGCTCGCCGATGCGAGTATGATAAAAAAGGCAATTGATTTCGTTTTACTTTCTCCGTTAGGATAACGGAAGCTGATCTGTGGACGGTCGCCGTCCAATTTTGGAGCATCGTGAAACAAGTCCAAAGAGGAGACCGTCCGTTGTACACATTCCATAATTCCACGTGCTgtatggtatacatacatacatacatacatgtgtatacccGCGCATAACGCGTCGAACTCACCGACCGCAGCATCGACGGTTTTAATCTTGAAACAAGGTGTACCTGCGGCCTACAGTTCaccgaaatattatttataatttatttaatataaCTTCGCGACAACCAAATTTAGACGCGCAGTGAGAgtggaattatttattatatcctTGACGCAGTCACagttttatacctatatgtataaatacatgcGCGTACTCTTACGGTATATAAACGGAGAAATTACGTGCCTTCTTTATTATGCCtacatttttcataaaatcttATTTTCAAGGTACTATACAGTACCATACTATACTCTGTCACATGTGTATACCTGACCAACAATAAGACTGTTCCaagattatcattaatattttaaCCGCAATAATTATCTACAGAATTTCTCAACACGTGCATAACCGTTGGCAAGGCCAAAAACCGTAGATAGAAcagaataacaaataaatgaataaaaaatcgcctataaatatttgcgatatttaaaattatcatttttattttatttttgattcatcTGGCTCGTAGGCATATCTGTAATCTCGGATTTATTGGAGAACGtgttatagatatatgtataatgcgaaGAGCTAAACGGGCCGAGAGaacataaattaaattatttatggCTGGTATGAACCGCTCGTTTGTTGATCTCTACATTATTTATCTGTAAGTTTCAAATACCTCGTGTCACATTGAATCAGTTTCTAATGAGAGCTTCATAAACTTTGATCACCTATACGTACCGGCGTCGATTTCGTTCCGTTCTCTATCCGTATGTatcgattattatacatatattatacagctTGCACAAATTGGCGCAGGTCGAGTGTTTCTCTGTGCCGTATTACAAGTAAAACCTACACGCTCCATTAATCCTCGAAGAATTGTGTATAACACTGAAATTCTATACTCTTGGAATGGAAGATCGTTTTATAAAAGTATCGGTAAAACGaggaccgttttttttttttttcttaccaatCTCTAACGAACTTTTGCTCCTATCgctatctattttttttcttttctttttttttttactttcataaTTGAAAGTTCACCGTTGTTGAAAAGTCGATGATAATTCCTGTAAGGAGCATTACGAGTTGCATTTTACTAAATTTCCTCTAACCTTGTTTGCGAATAGTTCACTGCATtgaaatggaacgaaaaaaaaaaaaaaaaaaaaaaaaaaagaaaaggaaagggggaaaaatagaaattcgtAACCTGTGGAAGATTGGTGTTGTAGGAAAATGGCGAAAAGGGAAAGGATCGATCGTGATCTGGGAGGGGCTTTTGCTCTCGAGTCGAAACGGTTGACAGGCGTTccgacgccgcgacgcctcCTTAAGTCGAGAGATTTCCCAAGATCCAGATGCTGTAGGTTCTATGAAACGCAGTGGTCTAACCGGTAACTGCAGCCTGTAGATGTTCGTGCAAAACTGGAACAAAACTATGCAGAATCAGGTCAGTAGCGGAAAGTGAATAAGCCCGGCGAGCTTTATAGAATCACTTATTTATCAACCGCTGCTGGGCTGATCCTGAAACCCCGATTCCACGCACCGTATTCGTTCATCCGACTCCTGTGGGAGTCGGTAGTTTTTACTCGGTCCGAATATCGCCCACGTCGCGAATCAATCGTGGTTATTGTTGCTCTCGTCAATTTGTCTATGACGATATTTTGTATCCATTTCGATGACTCAGCAGTAACGAAATATCGAAAACCCACATAATTAGGGGGACTATTGGACGTCTTCAAACTCTGTGTAATTAGTTACGTCAGTCTGAATATTCTGTGATGTTATAATTCGGTTAACGACAGAACTCGCTGCTCACAATAACCATTTGAATTTGTGTAACCAACGCGCGATCGCCTGATCATTTCGGGACCGCCGTTAGGATGATCATCTGGACAGACTCGAAGACATCTGCATAAACTTTCATCGCGGTCTAACGTACGTTggggtataattatttttttattcatttatttttttccaccgtagGTTTCGCAGCGCTCTcataaataatgtatatttattttctcgcgtATTATTCCCCATAGCCATAGGAGTGAGGATAGCGACGTTTTGCACCAACACCGATTCCGATCTCCACCCATTTCCGCTTCCTTTGACAATCCGTTCTCCGTTTCTGTATAGTTATACGGTGCAAAGTGAATGCAGCTAACTGCTCGGAGGTTTTGAGAGTGAAGTCTCGCTCGACCCGAAGACCGCGGATCTTTAGCTTGATTTGATTTACATTCACCGTACCGACGACTCTGGTCATGATATATCGGGTTGTCCATAAAACGAGACTGATGGTTAATTAATGAACGATCGACCGAGAGGTCGAAATTAATTTACTGAAAGTGAGTTATACGAACATTCCGAATGCCGTGAAACTATAAATTCATTGAGTCTTAAACAGTtgatcgatcaaaaaattgctAAACATCGCGGAAGTGTATTCGTGATGTATAGTTATATATGATGTGCCTATTTGCGATGAACTTGTAGCACGTGAGCACcgttaatataattattattgcgatGCAATGTTGATATAATATACCCGATTTATTTTCGCACTTATTATGACTTTCTAGCGTCCTGCTGCACAGATACGATCATCCTGTTACCATTGTCTAGGTGTAGTAATAACATAGATGTAATAAcatttacatattatacaaaattttcataacatataaattattaaatctATTGATCGAAGCGCTACGAAATCAGGCGTTCAAAATAATCGAGATCGTAAATTTTActataaaaaatatgatttttattacttaAAATAAATACAAGCTTTGTATTTACAACCTCCCTGTGGTAGGAATGTGCATCGTAAAAAATTACTAAacgatattaaaattttaacTAACATACGTACGCTTACAATCAGCTTCATGCGATAACAAAACttattaaaaacaaaacaacatttttccTATCGATTaaagagtggagaaaaaaaaaatgacatttcaaaaataaaacgctAATCGCAAACTCAactatttccaaatttgagcCGGTTTTGTCTGCGCAAATGACGGCGCATAGCTCCAAGGATACGTAGGTAAAGCTGGTTTCTGAACCTGATACGGTAAGTTAGGGTAATAAAAGACCGGGTACACAGATTTCACTGGCTTGTACACCAATGGGCTGAAAGCTGCAGATTGTACGCCGTAAGCCGGATGAACCGGCTGAGGTGCGTGGTGGATTGGCGTTGCGACCGGAGCGGCCGGGAGGATCGGATGTACCGGGGCGCCGACCGGCTGCACGGGACTCGCGACTGGATGAAATTGGTGTATGCCGTGCGCAGGATTCGAGACCGGATGGAGTTGGGTGACAGCCGGACCGAGAGGCGCTACCGGTTGAAAAGAATGAACCGGATGAATCGAGTGGATCGGATGTACAGCTTGTACGGGATGAACCGGAATCCCGACGGGTTGGCCAACCGGGGTTGGCGAGGACGGAAGCCCTATAGGATTCGGCGGTTGAGCCGGACGGTGATTCGCCGGAGTCGCCGAGGGAGCCCGCGGCGGTTGTGCCGCGTTGGGATCCTGTGGTATCGGTAAACCGAAGTGCGTCGGTGATGTTTCCGCTGGTTGGGGTTGCGGAGATGCCGGTAGAAATCCTGGCGTTAAGCTCCCGTAGTTCGGAACGTTGCCGACGAAATTATTTCCCCCGATCAGGGACGGCACGAATCCGTTATAGTGAGGGAAACCGGGCGCAGGCTGCGACGGTGCCGATACCGAAGTTCCCGCCTGCGAGGTACCGTCTCCGACTGGACTTTGGGACGGGCGCAACGGAGATACCGTCGTGGTCGTAGTGGTTGTAGTCGTTGTCGGCGGTGTTCGCTGAGTCGTCAGGCCATATCCCAGGGTGAAAGTGGGACCGGTACCGGCTCCGGGTACGAAGGGAGCCTGGCCAAACGCCGTGTTTGCCGAACCGAACGAACCGGGACTCAACAAGTTCACATTTGGGTTATCGAAAGAGTTGTATTTCGGTTGGAACTGCGAGCTTATCGCAGCCAGGAGGTTCTGGTTTTTTATGTAATTTCCATGGCCCTGAGCGTATTGGTTGGAATATTCGGCGTTCCCCGGATTCCGAGAACGACTCTGACTCAGGAGAGTCTGCAGTTGGACAATGAGcctgtctttttctttcgattgaaTCTGCTCCAGGGATTCCTCGTCGCTCAGAGTCCCCGAGGCGTAGGACGGTAGCGCTCCAGAGAACCCTTGTCCCGACTGACTCTCTCGATCGAAATTTGGGTGCCTCTGATTCTGGAACTGGTTATTTTGTCCCAAAGACGGTCCGACTACTCCTTTGATTTGGTTGTTCTGTCCCGAGAATTCTTCGTTATTGGGAGCGAAGTTTTGGTCCGTAGCAGGGGCGCCGTAGAGCTGCGATATAGCCTGGGCATTCTGTGCCAAAAAATGTGCCGCGTCGGAAATCCCTTGGTTTGTATTTTCATCGAAAGTTTGAGCTTGGGAATTCGAATCATGGTTCTGgttctgaaaattcaaattctgtTCTTGGAATTGATAATTCTGTTGCTGGTTCACGCGTTGACCCTGAACGAAAGTACTCGGCGCCGAATACGTGGGTAGCTCTTGATTCTTCGGTGGCAAATAATTGGCAGTGTCCCGACCAAACGGCACGCTATTTTGACTGGCTATGGGGCTTGTTTCTACAAAATCTACGTGTCTTATGGGACTGGGGACTTCCTGTTTCAGAATACCACCGGCTGGTCTACTGAGCTGACTCGAAAATTGGCTGGCTTGATAACGATGGCCACTGAATTTGTTGCGATGACTGCCGGAGTGACTGTTTTGATGTGGGCTGGCATATTGGCTGTTCGGTCTCCCCGATGGTCTGGTTTGAATTGGCGCTCCATAGCTGTCTATGGGACGTTGATTTTGGCTGGGAAATCGTGTCAGAATTTTCGCTCTGTTGCCACTCAAGTTTTGTCTGTGACCATTTCCATTGTATCTTTGTGCCGCGGTGAATCTGTCCGGTCTGTTGTACGTGTATCCGGAATCCCTCTTTCGTTGGGATTCGGATATTTTCAAGTCTGATCGATCGCCGATTAGTTCGCCGAGGTCCACAACTTCCAGCTTCGTTACTTCCGAGGTTTTCGATTCCTCCGCCCAAGTGAGAGCCAGACTCAGCAATAGTAGGAAACTTATCTACGAACAGAGGGAATGTTTGTCGTTATGAAATTCGAAGTAACGCGTATTTTTTGGTGGTTTTTGGTTTGAATCAGACTTACCGGTACCGACTTCATGATCCGATGATGTAATATCCAATCGACTACACTTGCCACTATTTTCACCAATATCGAGAGATGCGATCTGTCTCTACTGTTTCAGTTCCGGCATTTAATCGGAGCACTTGGTGACCGCTTGTGTTCGACTAATTACAAAGAGGGTGGACAGACGGAGGTCGACTAAGGACACCGCCATACCTGCACATGTATAAATACAGTCGGCCGCGACCATCCAGGAATGACAATAGACTTTCTTACCTGCTTTCATCGCTCGTACTTAGGCAATAGTGTTACGGATTCGATGTGTTACACATatcgaaatatataaaatgacATTTTACGGAGGTCTACATATTACCGAAAGTGTCGAAATATGGTATCATCATTCCCAAGGGCTCCCCTCGCTCGATCGATCCACCTTACAAATTTCCACTATTCTAGTTCGAAGACAAAACTAAATAATTTAGTGGCATTGGTTAACTTTTTAGCGTGCGCGTGACCGGAAAGAGACACCGTAGTCAATAAATTACCATTATTCTTTCGATCACAGGGCGATCGGACTGTGAATTTGGAGATTATAGTAATTTATCCACATTGAGTAGGTGGATCAAAAGGGCTCCTGGCCCACCGTTAATCATCGGTGTCGTGGGCGTGAGATTCATGAGTATAAATTAAAATGATACATGCATTGAAATCCATTCTTTTGTTACCATTATAAAGTGGAGTGAAGAAGCACACAGAGAATTAAGTATAATCGGTGAATTGAAAATCCTAAGTACGAAATGGAAGCTCATGCGTTATTGATTGATTCAGGTCGTACCGATCTTAGAATCGTCATACGTTCGTTGGATTAATTCGAGTCACGTACGAGTCAAGTGCGCCTCAGTGAAAGTCTTCGATACATCCAACTCTCAGCtgagaatataaaattagAATTAATTCTTAGGGAATTATTCGTCTTGCGTAAGATCGTGACAATAGGTGTTATCAAATTTCTGAATTACGTGGAATCAGCGAACTCTTTGGAATCTGCAATTGGTATATGAAACGTTGCCAATTCATGGCAGCGTTCCCATCGAGCATGAACACTTATAAATTTCTATACGCTCTTCGTAGTTATTCAAGACGATATGCAAGCGTCTGTCATAGAAAGACACGTTACAGTTGGGAGTGGTCTAGTCATCATCTATGAGTACGAAGGTCCTCAATTTTTACCGACGAGGTTTGCTTACCCAGAAATCGGTCCATCAAAAGTTAGCAAATTTGGCATTCCACAAATGCATATCGTCGCATTGGTATGGCAAACATTATATTTTGGACTCGATATTGGATGTCAAAATCGAGTCCACTAACGAACTGATCTACCTGTAATTCGTGTCGCTTTAGAAGAAGAATAGTGGTCTAATCTGTTGACTTCAAATTGCCAACTTGTCATATGAAAATCCTGTTATTGGAATTCACTCGCAACAAGATACGTGTTGACATGAACGGTGTTCATCCGTCTCCGTATAAGCGGAGTGAAGTTTATCGTGCGGATAATCGCAGGTGTTGGTGAAGAGCGGAAtctctttttcaaatcgtaCACAAATGACACTTATGGTTTTTGCAGTGaataattctttttaatttttcaattattttacaatataataCATAGCGGAATAATCATAGGAtcgttgacaattttttctccttgtttCCGGATTGAAgattttccattcaatttgCACTGGGTGAGAAAATTGCACCAGTTGAAATGTAGCTGTAGTTTCCTTTTCGAATTTGTTGCTTCATGAAAAGATATAAGACTGAAGAATAATGAAGACCGTGTTGTTGGTCGGttgagtttttgaaaaaaatggtcaaCGTTCACTTAATTAATTGCAAGTTGCATGTCGTCGTAATTCTTCGGACCGGCGAAGATCGGTAGATCGGATTCTAACCGACGATGTAAGGCGCGCTGTAGGCGGATGCGTAGTAAGGGTATGCCGAGTAAGCGTACGGTAGGGCACTGTATGCGGAATAGGCAACTGGAGCAACAGGTGCGGTGTAAGCACTGTATGCTACAGGTGCGGTGTAAGCGGCAGCACCCAGAAGAACCCCGCGCTTGTCTCTGACCTGGGCGTCGGATGGCTCGACAGATTCGACTTCCTGGGGCTTGGTATCGGCCAGGGCGACGGCGACGAGGGCCAAGAGCATAGCAGCctgaaattgataattttcattatttaggTGAAATAAGCTGAGGAGTCGAGAGAAGAGTCAAATTTTAGGTgcgacttttgaaaattaattatcctgGAGAGAATCTGATATTCCAAAGGctataattttgataaaaaaaaaatcggtgagAGTAAAATTTGATTACAGTGATATTGGaatttgaattcaatgaacaatcatttttgttttatacttACAACGAAGAATTTCATGTTGATTGTTTGTTTTGCTTTGAGACTGAAGAGTCGATGAGAAGCTTTGAAGACTGTGTGATACTTTTCGGTTTGCAGGCGGGCTTTATATACTGATTCGAACATCTTGGGGTATTCGTGCATCGATTTGCAAACACCTGCCGATGTAAAATCGCGTTACGTATGCGTGCTATTGTTGAATCGTTGATGCGTTTACCTACCATAGCTGAAATACGAAATGGGAAATTCTATGCGTTAGTGTAGGTGGATACGTGTTAGTTGGAAGGCTGCACGTACTGCAGAGTTGGGCGAGTCTCTCCTTATTCTTTAAAGTTGAGCAAGGGACCTTGGCTATCAGCCAAACGCATACAAAATTCTTTTATAATACTTTTGTAATAGCAGCAATGACGATCGGATTATTGCATTTGATTATACCATACCACCGTCACTTCAAATTCAGTCTCTGCCGAATCGAAGACCAAATTGGTTCTAGGCTTGGAGCTAAACCCTATATGGATAGATATGGTCAATATATCCATGCCAtaagttatttttttaaaacattcaagaaaatttgaactgttttttcttcattcttgcTTTACTGATAATATCCTCATGAGTTCAAACCACTGAAATTCTCTATTTCAGTGGTTCAAACCCGAAGagttccatgctattctcagaTGGCGGCAGCTGCCGATACCTTTATCAGCGTTTCAAATTGGTGAGTGTCGAGATTTGACGCCTGCGCATCAAAGGACTTATAATTGCCTGGAAATCGACTAGTCGATCATTACAACGTCGACGTAGGATGCGGTCGAAAACGCATGTTTCAAATCGAATATCAGAAGTTCGTGTCGAGTTGCGTAATTTACCGGATAATAAAAACGTAACGCTGAAAAATGTTATCCATTAATTCTAAAGCCAGATATCCGTTGATATTCGGAGGTATACTCGCCAGCTTTTATCTGGCATTTACAAATAGGTAAAGTATTTTAAGATTCTTGACCTTACTTTTTTGGTATGCTTTCATCAATAAATATAACCTATAACCAAAACTTGCTTGATATTAGCAAATATCAGTGTGAAGTTTAAATTTCGTCAGGTTCCGTCTCTTGGGCGATTTGACTGAACAACGTGAGATCTTATATGCAGAGGATAAAGAGAGCAGAGTTCTTGGCGAAGAGGCGATTAGGCAGTTAAGAAATAATTAACTGATCAAAGTTACAATTTATGtctttttaatattcatttgATTGTATATTTAGCTATGATCAAACTCGAATATGCTGTAACCTCTACTCCAATTTTTCGTAGATGTCTGAAAAATCCTCCAAATTCCGTTTATTGGTAAacatattaattttcaagacATACCTCAACTTTTACTATTATAAATGTAGTACACAGCATTTATCATCTGCATGACCAAATTGATTCCAAAATCTGTAAAACTAtttatagaagaaaaagattagACAGAAGAAAGTATGCTGAGAGAGCATATTATGGATGTGATGTACTATATTAGTACTTAAGTGCTATTTCACTGTTAATATTAGTTTatgtcaaataaaataatcataacgaatttaattgaaaaattatattcacggGCTGAGTATAATTAcataatagaaataattatttattcacgacATAATAACGCTGCAATTATTGGCAGCAGATGCGAAATGTAAATTAGTTCCTCAGAGTTTTCTTAGGACCAATTATCCAATCGAACAATCTGTTTTGCAATCGCTGCCTTCTGAATGTGAGGAGAATTCTAAACACTTTGTCAATGTTGTAATTGATGGGCAATATTGTGTAGTATCAATTATTGACCAGCATGACCAATTCTTCAATCAGATATGACTGATATAAATCTCGATTGAATTAGATGGTCGAAGATGCCGCTGGAAAGGAATTACGGACATTTGGGAATCGGTTCAGGATTGCGatgatatataataaattaaaaacacAAAACACGAACTGCACAATGTGATACAATACTGGATATTTTTGGTGGAGTATTACAATTCAGCAATGGCCTAAATAATGCGCACATTCATTCCGTCTCTTCACATTGTAATTCAGAGAACGCGTTCTTCTAAAGAGTATTGCCTAAGCAATCCCATCATggatttctatttcatttccattttagGCTATTGTTAGACTCGCCCACGGAAATCCTTCTGTATAAAGTTGATTTACAAGTTCGTTCTTACAACTGATATAATCTCTTTAAACTGCAAGATCGAATTCTCAAGTATGGATCACCGGGTAACCGAGATTTTTCGAAGCTGCTATCAGAGCGATGAGGGAATCCAAGAATTCCAGCGATGAGGGGATAATTTGTTCCGCGGGGAGCAAGAAACCATAAGTTCCCTTGTCTCTTAATTCGATGCAATAAACAACCGGAGTATTAAACGTTCCTTTGACCCAATCTATGCTGTTGCCACTGTTGGTGTCtagaataaaaacaataacaataatagccAATCAGGTACAAAACAATGTATCATCGTTAGGGTCCCACATAGACTTACATAACACTTCAGCCGCTGATCCTACGACAAATGCAGTTCCATATTTTTTAGCGAACGCCGTAGCCGCTCTATTTCCCATATACATCTAACaatcaaattattttaaatgATCATTTAATTGTAAAAGTATAAGCGATAAAGATAAAGTATCCATAAATCTTGACTCACTAAGTCATCGTAATTATTTGGTCGTTCCACCGAATAAGCGAATGGCGATAAAAACCACTGACCGTAGCTATGGATGCTCAGATATATGTAGAATTTATCGCTTACAGATGAAATATAATCGGCGAAAACCTTAACTTCCGGTTCAGAAAATGGTTCGGGCCCAGCGTAAGTTGAGCTG from Athalia rosae chromosome 1, iyAthRosa1.1, whole genome shotgun sequence carries:
- the LOC105690928 gene encoding uncharacterized protein LOC105690928 — its product is MHEYPKMFESVYKARLQTEKYHTVFKASHRLFSLKAKQTINMKFFVAAMLLALVAVALADTKPQEVESVEPSDAQVRDKRGVLLGAAAYTAPVAYSAYTAPVAPVAYSAYSALPYAYSAYPYYASAYSAPYIVG
- the LOC105690899 gene encoding leucine-rich repeat extensin-like protein 1 encodes the protein MKSVPISFLLLLSLALTWAEESKTSEVTKLEVVDLGELIGDRSDLKISESQRKRDSGYTYNRPDRFTAAQRYNGNGHRQNLSGNRAKILTRFPSQNQRPIDSYGAPIQTRPSGRPNSQYASPHQNSHSGSHRNKFSGHRYQASQFSSQLSRPAGGILKQEVPSPIRHVDFVETSPIASQNSVPFGRDTANYLPPKNQELPTYSAPSTFVQGQRVNQQQNYQFQEQNLNFQNQNHDSNSQAQTFDENTNQGISDAAHFLAQNAQAISQLYGAPATDQNFAPNNEEFSGQNNQIKGVVGPSLGQNNQFQNQRHPNFDRESQSGQGFSGALPSYASGTLSDEESLEQIQSKEKDRLIVQLQTLLSQSRSRNPGNAEYSNQYAQGHGNYIKNQNLLAAISSQFQPKYNSFDNPNVNLLSPGSFGSANTAFGQAPFVPGAGTGPTFTLGYGLTTQRTPPTTTTTTTTTTVSPLRPSQSPVGDGTSQAGTSVSAPSQPAPGFPHYNGFVPSLIGGNNFVGNVPNYGSLTPGFLPASPQPQPAETSPTHFGLPIPQDPNAAQPPRAPSATPANHRPAQPPNPIGLPSSPTPVGQPVGIPVHPVQAVHPIHSIHPVHSFQPVAPLGPAVTQLHPVSNPAHGIHQFHPVASPVQPVGAPVHPILPAAPVATPIHHAPQPVHPAYGVQSAAFSPLVYKPVKSVYPVFYYPNLPYQVQKPALPTYPWSYAPSFAQTKPAQIWK